A genomic region of Cryptococcus neoformans var. grubii H99 chromosome 13, complete sequence contains the following coding sequences:
- a CDS encoding ABC transporter PMR5, which yields MSSPYSEDPGAVTVVQSPASSSHTFENELTNPYQQAKHDKTEDVPNSHVKIFDQPGSIPLPNAGYHCLGVVWEDVTVHGAGGSKKFVESLDISVFKFFDFYSFMKKIFQITTGPTRPLIRNFSGVVEEGEVLLVLGRPGAGCSTLMRALANVNEPFVKIEGDISYSTIPAHEAKKYFDGEIIFNSEEDEHQPLLTVEETIKAALHLKEPRKKKDKGRRPEYVESLFTRILDTFGMPHTRKTKVGNQFVRGVSGGERKRVSLAEVLTTNAAVTCWDNPIRGLDSAVALHFYKVLRELSKSLGMVNIISTYQTAQDAWKCVDRVVVIYEGRQIFSGRASQAQAYFENMGWYKKSRQTTPDFLTAVTSPNERQVREGFEGKVPQTPDEFERYFLDSQEYKELQQDIQNYKQRHAEAGHADEFRHAVKSSKHPGAGKATAYRVNFAQQVVILCVRQLQLTRSDMVSFVYRIGSNILQAVLVGAVCYKPPNNSAGSFAIAGALFFCILYYTIFALGEVPATVNSRPLLKKHRALGFYHPAAHTLAQIICDIPVYVLQTLIFSAIFYFMVGLTVGAKYFFTFWFVIFTMYETISVMYRMIGSWTPNLSVAIRYGCLALAVVLSASGFALPPLRQLRWSSWLRRATPCAWAFEALIANEFRARVLSCDVFDLIPYGEGYDDIAYQVCSIQGAQPGTMTVPGMDYIEFVYGYQTSHIWRNVGILWAFFVVYVIMIVLGSSLLIRESPDSSQKIYKRGPKATSMDTEGKGEAEKEAAEKLNDTIGNGGQVPVYTFEGVRYTVQVAGKDKTLLNGVNGFVKGGSLTALMGASGAGKTTLLDTISLRKTTGKVEGKMTIDGKPLDASFSRQTGFAMQADIHEPMSTVRECLQFSALLRQSNDRTREERLEFAESIIKLLELEDIADALIGAPGEDGLGVEERKRVTIGVELAADPEFLLFLDEPTSGLDSQASYEIVRFLKRIAASGLAVLCTIHQPSGDLFEMFDSVVLLAPGGHTVYVGETGENAETVVKYFGDRGAYCPPEANPAEFILGTVAPVGGTAIDWPGLWKESNEAAEIQHKINEFTSRNNLAVDPEKAVAETHKKNGSDAYASSFTTQCKELIIRNFRAQWRDGSFWTTQLAILIFFGLFVGFYWFKIDHTPNNMSASSMGVLVVIQALPGIAMDIGINYLAKLDMFLARERLGIYSWQALVTSLLIVSIPVLFVGWNLLFFCFYWTIDLVGTRADGVLIWLCFLSCAILNGTFGVLLGAVSPNRLSLPYILSLVWNLLNCLSWALVFYSGLPSPFHYFFSWLSPLRYLYGSMMTASLGDLTLNCIEDDLITFYPPPDQTCYEYAANYLATTSGYLVDGNSTTSCQYCPSSTGYDYIQEMGYSLGTKWRDWAITIIWCLSNILFCYVFTWLVKIRPLYKKS from the exons ATGTCCTCCCCATACAGCGAAGATCCTGGAGCAGTTACTGTTGTCCAGTCGCCGGCCTCATCGTCTCACACCTTTGAAAACGAGTTGACCAACCCATACCAGCAAGCAAAACACGATAAAACTGAGGATGTTCCAAATAGTCACGTCAAGATCTTTGATCAACCTGGAAGTATTCCATTACCAAATGCAGGCTACCACTGCTTGGGTGTCGTTTGGGAAGATGTTACAGTTCACGGTGCTGGTGGAAGTAAAAAGTTTGTGGAGTCACTCGACATCTCAGTCTTCAAG TTCTTCGACTTCTACTCCTtcatgaagaagatcttCCAAATCACTACTGGTCCCACAAGGCCTCTCATCCGCAATTTCTCTGGTGTCgtcgaggaaggagaagtcTTATTAGTACTAGGCCGCCCCGGTGCTGGGTGCTCCACCTTGATGCGCGCCCTCGCAAACGTCAATGAGCCATTCGTCAAGATCGAGGGCGACATATCTTACTCTACCATTCCTGCACACGAGGCTAAGAA GTATTTTGATGGCGAAATTATTTTCAACtccgaggaagatgaacatCAGCCTCTACTTACAGTCGAGGAAACAATCAAAGCCGCCCTGCATCTGAAGGAACCTcgcaagaagaaagacaagGGCAGGCGCCCTGAGTATGTCGAGAGCCTTTTCACTCGCATATTAGATACCTTCGGTATGCCCCACACCAGGAAGACCAAAG TCGGCAACCAGTTTGTCCGCGGTGTTTCTGGAGGTGAAAGGAAGCGAGTCTCTTTGGCAGAAGTTCTCACTACCAACGCTGCTGTGACTTGCTGGGATAATCCCATTCGAGGTCTGGACTCTGCCGTCGCTCTTCACTTCTACAAGGTCTTGCGAGAACTCTCCAAATCTTTGGGAATGGTCAAC ATTATCTCCACATATCAGACTGCTCAGGACGCATGGAAATGTGTAGATCGCGTTGTTGTCATCTACGAAGGCAGACAGATTTTCTCT GGTAGAGCCAGCCAAGCACAAGCCTATTTTGAGAACATGGGCTGGTATAAAAAATCTCGTCAGAC TACCCCTGATTTCTTGACTGCTGTAACATCACCCAACGAACGACAAGTGAGGGAAGGCTTCGAAGGCAAGGTCCCCCAGACACCCGATGAATTTGAGCGCTACTTCTTGGATAGCCAAGAGTACAAGGAGTTGCAGCAAGATATCCAAAATTATAAGCAGCGACATGCCGAAGCGGGCCACGCGGACGAGTTCCGTCACGCTGTCAAATCTTCCAAGCACCCTGGTGCTGGAAAAGCCACCGCATATCGAGTTAACTTTGCTCAACAGGTCGTTATCTTGTGTGTTCGCCAACTCCAGCTCACTCGTAGTGATATGGTCAGTTTCGTCTATCGTATCGGTTCCAACATTTTACAAGCTGTCTTGGTCGGTGCTGTCT GCTACAAGCCCCCAAACAATTCTGCCGGTTCTTTCGCTATTGCTGGtgctctcttcttctgtatCCTGTACTACACTATCTTCGCCCTTGGTGAAGTCCCTGCCACTGTCAAttctcgtcctcttctcaagAAGCACAGGGCTCTTGGTTTCTATCATCCTGCTGCGCACACTTTGGCTCAGATTATCTGTGATATCCCAGTCTACGTCTTGCAAACTCTCATTTTCTCTGCAATATTCTATTTCATGGTCGGCCTCACTGTCGGAGCAAAGTACTTCTTTACCTTCTGGTTCGTCATCTTCACGATGTACGAGACCATATCGGTTATGTACCGAATGATTGGTTCATGGACTCCTAACCTGTCCGTCGCCATTCGGTACGGTTGTCTTGCTCTCGCCGTTGTCTTATCGGCTTCGGGAtttgcccttcctcctctcagACAAC TGAGATGGAGTTCATGGTTACGAAGAGCCACTCCTTGTGCTTGGGCGTTCGAAGCGCTTATTGCGAACGAGTTCCGAGCAAGAGTTTTGTCATGCGACGTATTCGACCTTATCCCATACGGCGAAGGCTACGATGACATCGCCTATCAAGTATGCTCCATTCAAGGTGCCCAGCCTGGGACTATGACCGTTCCTGGCATGGACTACATTGAATTTGTCTACGGCTATCAGACCAGTCACATCTGGAGGAATGTTGGTATCTTGTGGGCTTTCTTTGTTG TTTACGTTATCATGATTGTTCTCGGTTCTTCTCTGCTTATTCGAGAAAGCCCCGACTCCTCTCAGAAGATCTATAAGCGTGGTCCCAAAGCCACGTCAATGGACAccgagggaaagggggaagcagaaaaggaagctGCGGAGAAGCTTAATGATACGATCGGTAACGGAGGTCAAGTTCCAGTCTATACTTTCGAGGGTGTCCGCTACACCGTTCAGGTCGCCGGTAAAGACAAAACTCTCCTC AATGGTGTCAATGGTTTCGTCAAAGGTGGATCACTTACCGCCCTGATGGGTGCTTCTGGAGCGGGCAAGACCACTCTCTTG GATACTATCTCTCTTCGTAAGACGACCGGCAAAGtggaaggcaagatgaCTATCGATGGCAAGCCTCTGGACGCATCCTTCTCCCGTCAAACCGGTTTCGCCATGCAAGCCGATATCCACGAACCTATGTCCACAGTCCGTGAATGCCTCCAGTTCTCCGCCTTGCTTCGACAAAGCAACGACCGCACCCGAGAGGAACGATTGGAATTCGCCGAAAGTATCATCAAATTGCTGGAGTTGGAAGACATTGCGGATGCTTTGATTGGGGCGCCTGGTGAAGATGGTCTGGGTGTGGAGGAGCGCAAGCGTGTTACCATCG GTGTTGAACTTGCTGCGGACCCTGAATTCCTGCTGTTCTTGGATGAACCTACCTCCGGTCTTGACTCTCAAGCTTCTTACGAAATCGTGCGATTCCTCAAGCGCATTGCCGCGTCTGGTCTCGCTGTCCTTTGTACCATTCACCAGCCTTCCGGTGACCTTTTCGAGATGTTTGATTCTGTGGTTCTTCTTGCTCCCGGTGGGCATACTGTCTACGTTGGAGAGACTGGTGAGAATGCCGAGACTGTTGTCAAGTACTTTGGAGACCGAGGAGCCTACTGCCCTCCTGAGGCCAACCCTGCGGAGTTCATCTTGGGAAC CGTCGCCCCTGTTGGTGGTACTGCCATTGATTGGCCTGGTCTGTGGAAGGAAAGCAACGAGGCTGCTGAGATCCAGCACAAGATAAATGAGTTCACGTCTCGCAACAACTTAGCTGTCGATCCCGAGAAGGCTGTTGCAGAGACTCATAAGAAGAATGGCAGTGATGCTTATGCGTCATCTTTTACGACTCAATGCAAGGAACTTATTATTAGAAACTTCAGGGCTCAATGGCGAG ATGGCTCTTTCTGGACAACTCAGCTTGCCATCCTTATTTTCTTTGGTCTCTTTGTCGGTTTCTACTGGTTCAAGATTGATCACACTCCCAACAACATGTCTGCCTCCTCTATGGGTgtcctcgtcgtcatccAGGCGTTGCCTGGTATCGCTATGGATATCGGTATCAACTACTTGGCAAAGTTGGACATGTTCCTTGCACGAGAGAGATTGGGCATTTACTCTTGGCAGGCTCTCGTGACCTCCCTTCTCATCGTATCTATCCCTGTGCTCTTTGTCGGCTGGAATTTGCtattcttctgcttctaCTGGACGATCGACTTGGTCGGTACTCGAGCAGATGGTGTTCTAATATGGCTCTGTTTTCTCAGTTGCGCCATTTTGAACGGTACTTTCGGAGTCTTGCTTGGTGCTGTTTCCCCCAACAGACTGTCTTTGCCTTACATTCTGTCTTTGGTTTGGAATT TGCTCAACTGTCTGTCCTGGGCCTTGGTCTTCTACTCtggtcttccttccccattcCACTACTTCTTCAGT TGGCTGTCGCCTCTTCGATACCTTTATGGCTCGATGATGACCGCCTCCTTGGGCGATCTCACGCTCAATTGTATCGAGGATGACCTCATCACCTTCTACCCACCTCCGGATCAGACCTGTTACGAATATGCTGCCAACTACCTCGCGACTACCTCTGGTTATCTCGTCGATGGCAACTCTACCACCAGTTGCCAATATTGCCCTAGTAGTACGGGGTACGATTACATTCAGGAGATGGGCTACTCTCTCGGTACTAAGTGGAGAGACTGGGCTATCACCATCATTTGGTGTTTGTCAAACATTTTGTTCTGCTACGTATTCACTTG GTTGGTCAAGATCAGGCCATTGTACAAGAAGAGCTAA
- a CDS encoding pre-rRNA-processing protein TSR4 has protein sequence MSPSSPAGSSSSSLCYTNTLLALPDGPIPSSHRDLISHTTSFIGGYPTFPALPSSSCSTKKVGNTPSEINCGICHKPIPLLAQVYCPPEDGENDRTIYVFACPRVGCQKREGSIRAWRASVRNEEYVRDVEEKRKAAEKAAQEERERARKNPFTVDEAARLNGSALFGTASPLFGGAAHNPFAPPNPVPAMATLSVSDDRPAPTPITSGPSRTFTPPIPAYHPVQYLSTIEEYIPPVDDDVSVASSDDDESPEQKAEWREEGWEKVLPRNVDEVFENFVRRLDQADGGKKQVLRYELGGMPLPYSSASPLTRKLFPGCEKPLAKDEELDLSALYTPKFIPTCPRCGGKRVFELQLVPSLINILRPHTISTTGEAPKASFPKAATEEERKKELAKLAAGVKEEASKDEEGEMEWGNVLVYGCERDCVGVGEEWVGVEWEATLEL, from the exons ATGtctccctcatctcctgcaggatcatcctcatcttcgttATGTTACACAAACACTCTTCTTGCATTACCTGACGGTCCCATCCCATCTTCGCACCGTGATCTCATATCACACACTACTTCATTCATTGGTGGTTACCCTACTTTCCCTgctctcccttcctcatcctgctCTACTAAGAAAGTTGGCAACACACCTTCAGAAATAAATTGTGGTATCTGTCATAAGCCgatccctcttcttgcacAAGTTTACTGTCCTccagaagatggtgaaaaTGACCGAACAATTTACGTGTTTGCTTGTCCCAGAGTAGGTTGCCAGAAGCGAGAAGGAAGTATTCGTGCTTGGAGAGCATCTGTCAGGAATGAGGAATATGTAAGGGAcgtggaagagaagagaaaagcagCGGAGAAGGCTGCTCAGGAAGAACGTGAACGCGCTAGAAAAAATCCTTTCACT GTTGATGAAGCTGCTCGACTCAATGGATCTGCCTTGTTTGGAACTgcatctcctctctttgGCGGCGCTGCCCATAACCCTTTCGCCCCTCCCAATCCTGTCCCCGCGATGGCGACTCTATCCGTTTCCGACGACAGGCCAGCTCCAACTCCAATCACTTCCGGGCCTTCCAGAACCTTCACCCCGCCAATTCCCGCTTACCATCCCGTCCAATACCTCTCCACTATCGAGGAATACATCCCCCCTGTTGATGACGACGTTTCTGTCGCTTCAtctgacgatgatgagagcCCCGAGCAGAAGGCCgaatggagagaagaaggttgggaGAAGGTTTTACCTAGAAATGTCGACGAAGTGTTCGAAAACTTTGTGAGACGCTTAGATCAGGCCGATGGTGGTAAGAAGCAAGTTTTACGATATGAACTCGGCGGGATGCCATTGCCCTACTCTTCCGCCTCCCCTCTGACCAGGAAGCTCTTCCCTGGCTGCGAAAAGCCTCTAGccaaggacgaggagctCGACTTGTCTGCACTTTATACTCCCAAATTCATTCCCACCTGTCCTAGGTGTGGTGGTAAGCGAGTGTTCGAGCTTCAACTTGTTCCTTCCCTGATCAAcattcttcgtcctcatACCATCTCCACAACCGGTGAGGCACCCAAAGCTTCGTTCCCCAAGGCCGcgacagaagaggaaaggaaaaaagaactGGCTAAACTTGCTGCGGgtgtgaaggaagaggcgagcaaggacgaggagggcgagatgGAATGGGGAAATGTTTTGGTGTATGGTTGCGAAAGGGACTGTGTTGGTGTTGGGGAAGAGTGGGTTGGCGTCGAATGGGAGGCCACTTTAGAATTGTAA
- a CDS encoding SUMO activating enzyme: MSEQNQIRKQITEDEASLYDRQIRLWGLEAQNRMRSSTVLILSLRSLAHETIKNLVLAGVGRLIVADSDVVTEEDLGSGFLFREEDNAVGKLRTDAALEQIQSLNPLVTLSKMGMDSFEGEEDKIAETLKKEAVDVVVTCDLSVKENERIDAAARKASSLFYAAGTYGFTGYVFADLGESYEYVVNSTDGLSKKILSYPSFSTVLDRSNWAKPGGSPFRGLSRNATKSAAPATILGITALWEYESQNGHLPSESPLSALISTAESIRTALGVNSTAVPSVDSSLLAHLASHATHFFPPTLAILGGLLAQDVLRALSRKDKPVANLLAVDSMSGVGTVGRWSMIDAKDAQ, from the exons ATGAGCGAGCAGAACCAAATCCGAAAGCAAATTACAGAAG ACGAGGCGTCTCTGTACGACCGACAGATTCGATTATGGGGTCTTGAAGCTCAGAATCG AATGCGATCTTCAACAgttctcatcctctcccttcgATCTCTCGCCCATGAAACTATCAAGAATCTCGTACTTGCTGGTGTCGGTCGCTTAATCGTCGCCGACTCGGATGTCGtcacagaagaagatttaGGATCAGGGTTTCTTTTCcgggaagaagacaacGCAGTTGGCAAGCTTAGAACGGATGCTGCTCTGGAACAGATTCAATCACTGAACCCGCTCGTGACATTGAGCAAAATGGGTATGGACAgctttgaaggagaagaggacaaAATTGCGGAGACATTAAAAAAGGAAGCTGTCGATGTCGTCGTTACGTGCGACTTAAGCGTGAAAGAAAAT GAGAGGATCGATGCGGCTGCCAGAAAAGCCAGTTCATTGTTCTATGCTGCAGGGACGTATGGTTTCACTGGTTACGTCTTTGCGGACTTGGGCGAGTCATACGAATACGTTGTCAA TTCAACAGACGGATTATCAAAGAAAATTCTCTCctatccttctttttcgaCGGTGCTTGATAGGTCGAATTGGGCTAAACCAGGCGGTAGCCCCTTCAGGGGATTATCCAGGAATGCGACAAAGTCAGCAGCACCTGCTACTATCCTGGGCATCACTG CCCTTTGGGAATATGAATCCCAGAACGGCCACCTCCCCAGTGAATCTCCCCTTTCTGCCCTCATTTCCACCGCCGAATCTATCCGCACCGCTCTAGGAGTCAACTCTACCGCTGTCCCGTCCGTCGACTCTTCCTTACTGGCTCATCTCGCTTCCCACGCCActcacttcttccctcctaCGCTTGCTATTCTCGGGGGTCTGCTTGCGCAAGATGTCTTGCGAGCACTGAGTCGGAAGGATAAGCCTGTTGCCAACTTGTTGGCTGTTGACAGTATGAGTGGTGTTGGCACCGTTGGACGATGGAGCATGATCGACGCTAAGGACGCTCAATAG